The DNA segment TTCTAGTGAATGAAAGGGTGCACGGATGTATCATGACCGTGACCTTACATACCGTCTCTGTGTTAACCAAGGttcaaatgaataaattaagatataaaataaataagtaactAAATCACGTGTAACTGTAGTATCGCCAATCCCTGGAAAACGCGAAAACGTTTTCGTGTAACCATGCCGACAGGTCAACCAATAAGGCTTCTTGTCGTCATACACCCGGAAATTATGTTCATTGATTCTACCGGTTTCTTCAAGTTGCACCGCTTTCCATGATAGCACTTTCTTCAGGACGCACAGTGAGTTCCACGGGCATTAAAAGATACTTCTGCCGCCTGTATGGTTGACGCTTAATGTCTGATATGGTGAAATGAAGTGTAGCGGCTGTGCGAGGAGGCTGTGCTCGCTTTAATTCCGAGGGCACCGGCTGCTGACAGCTAGCGGCTAAGCTAACAGATTTGGCTTTGACGGCAGGCTGCAGCCCGTTCATTTTAAAGGAGAAGCGTTAGCTTTACAATCCTCTCAAGGTTGAATCGACTGCTTGTGAAAATGTGCTGCTTCTGTATTTTTAGCCAGGTTAATTTCAAGTCAGTGTGAGGAGGGGAACACTGATCCcttgtttttttcacatctgCACCGTCATTGATGAGGTCAAAGATGCATTTATTTTAATCCTGAAGGCAATCTTCAATTTAGACTCTTTAAATattgcttatttttttattaaaaaaaagataatgacTGTAACATTGCAAATAAACACGTTCTTTTCTAAAAGCTTCAGTTGTCATTTTTGATACTAATATTTGAACTATTTCTCCAGAGAGATGTTGCTGTTGGCGTTGGGTGCCCTCCTCCTGCTCTTCTGCAGCCTGGATGTTTGGTACTTCCTGCGAGGGGCCCAGGTGTTCATCCAGGCATGGTTCCAGCCCAGGATACGGGACATTTTAGCCGAGCAGAGCATCGAAGGCATGGTCCTTCCACATGATTTGGACTACTTGGGCCACATGAACAACTCTCGGTATCTGAGGGAGTGTGACTTTGCGCGCTTTCACCATTACATGAGAAACGGGCTGTTCATGGCCTCACGCAAACTGGGGGCGAAATTGGTGGTAGGGGCTTCTACCATCCGGTACCGACGCTCCTTGGTCTTCCGTGAGGCTTTTGAGATTCGGACCAAAGTTTTGGGCTGGGATGAGAAAGCCTTTTACTTGGAGCAGCGTTTTGTATCCAAGAAAGATGGCTTCGTCTCTGCGATCATGCTCTGTAGGCAGAATGTGGTGCACTGCAGCCCCGAAACGATCATTGAATTTATCTGCAAAAAGAAGGTAAGGGAAGTGGCGACATCATCCTCAAAGTGCTTCCGTTCAGGAGTAGAATCcacaaaatcatcacatttTAGTATCACAAAACTTTGAGTATTATTGGCTGATTAATCAATTTTATTCATCTAACACTTTGTCCGCTTATAGATCGAGTGCCCAGAGTTTCCGGAGGACCTCAAACACTGGATGAACTTCATTGCGGCCAGCAGCCAAGCCCTGAGAGCAGAGAGTGGACTAGAGGGAAAGAACAAGTGAAGCCACACCATGACGCTGCGTATCATGAGTGTAGACACATTTCATATCATATATAGCATTGCACGCACatatacatgcacacaaacacctaAACATTGTAGAGCGTTTTAGATGACCTTCAGAAGTATCTCTGTTTTGGATAAATCCTACCTGCTGTGTATTTTTGTAAGACGTGAAGTTCTTTGACCCGAGGGGAGCTGAACATGAAAACTTGAACTGTAAGGTTTCAAATGCTCAGTATGTAAATGGATCACAATGGCGTTTGTAGCTTTACCCTTGCAGCTTATTCAGTAGTTGACTGTAAGTAGACCAGCATTACACATCTTCATTCTCATTCAGCAAAATCCTCTAACCTCAGAATAAGCATGTAGAGCGAAATGTAATCTTCCACTGATGTCAATGCATGTTTTGAAACAACCAGAATATTTTTGTGCCTGTTTCTAGTAGTTTAGAACGCGTTATAacttttcacaaaaaaaaaaagacatgggTGTTATGAAATACTTGAATGGATATAATGAATATGTGCTTTAATTTCCCCATCAGTATTTTGCACAAAGTTATTATTAACCTAAGGGAGAAAACAAAAATTCTTATGAGGGATGAATATATCGGTGCAATGAAGAATTAAAATACCTGCTTTTAAAAGGACAGCCCCTCAATCAGGCCTGCGTGTGATTTTATGAGAGCGTGCTTACATTTTTGATTGACGGGTGTAACGAGCAAACACGAGGTTGCTGGCAACTTTTCGAAACCTGCAACGCACAATTACCAATGAATGTCTGAGTGATGTTTGAGTCCACTGAGGCGGTCATTTGAAAGATGTTCTCATTAACACATCagagtttttcctttgtgaCCAAAGTAATGTACTGTTCTGTGTGAAGGAAATCTGATTTTTTAAGATGTctaatctgttttatttatgttgttAATGCACTGATCACCAAATTCTTTTAAGTTTGAAGTTATACATTCTCTGTTTATGTCCCACCTATTTATGATTAATTGAAATGtatcaaactttatttattgtgtttgttaatatttaagcgcatttttttttcaattaaaaatgcTCTGGAAACTGTTTGGGtcactgtttttgtctttgtgagCAAGGTACACATGCAGTTTGGTTTGTAGAACTTCACGGGATATTTTTACAGGTAATGtacttaatttattttaaacagccTTTAGGTGATCATTTAACAGTTAACGTTTGGCATGTAAATCTAAAATTTCTGACtttctgagtttttcctttgttgttcAGAGCTGGAAAAGCAGCATTTGCAACTTTCAAAAACCATAAGTACAGGGCTGTTATAGTTATATGTTTAGATGCTGTAGctttatgtatttaatttttccATCGCCAAATCTTGTTTTTACAGGAAAAgattatttttacagttttagtCACTACTATATTTGTAGATAACGAGTCCAGATTAAAAATGTGATCGTCAAAGTAATGATAGGTATCCATTCAAAATCCTTCCACGTGAAAGTGCCAACAATTGTGACATTTTAATCCATTTAGAAAAGTCTCGCCTTCAGTGACCAAGGACCCAAGGATTTACAGGCACAGGTGTAATTTCCAAAATGTGGGTTTCATTATActccagaaaagacaaaaataacgTCAAAAATACACATCACAGAAATaagctttttaaataaataggtGGGCTCACAAAAGAAGTAATTTAAACAGAACTCATAGCAAAATATAGCTCAAAAAACCTGACCTTTCCAAATGAGAGACAGCTCAACCAACGGTgggaagtacaaatactttgctACTGTACTTAACTAGAACTTTTGttaatttaaagttaaaattcatttttttccaaagaaatAATTAGCGCAGTTCAGTGGGCTACACACTGAACTTGAAGCATAAAAGCAAAGTATCGATCCAATCGTGttagtatcgatccgataccaatacTAGTGTTGGTATTGATACTAttgatatttggatcgatccgcctACCTACACCTACTAGACAAAAGAAAGTAGTATGACCATGTAGGCATAACTCCGCTCATCTGTGAGGAAACATCTGAACAATTATCTGTGTAAGTATGTTATTCTAACATAATATGTAAAGTTGGTAACAGTATGTTTTTAGAGATTTATAGAGGCAATGTTGATGTGCATTCTTTGCAGCACTAGAAAAGCTGCAGAGTCTGGACTCAGATCTGCAGCAACaccttcattattattattattgttttttattttattgctttgatgatgatgttgtttatgttGCCATTTGTAATATTATGTTTCTTgttgttaatattattattatcattactatactgattcttattattatgtttgctattgttattattgttaatgtcattaatagtaatagtattatagttatattattatttaagttattattataattatcatTACATTTTTTACATATGTCACTTCTTCGTATGGAAAGGCCAAAGTCTTGATGCTTTTTTAATTGTGGAGGTTCAGGTGAATAAACAttacaaaacatgtttttgttcttttaatctTCCCGATGACAAAGTTAGGATTTAGTTTAAGGCTATTTGCAGATTGCAGATAAGTGTGTTGCATTTGTGCAGTGGTTACAGTGGTGGCACTTATTAGACTCTGTAGGCAGTGCACCAGTTTTTCAGGGTCCTTTTAGTTGCAATTGTTGCAACCACTGTAAATGTGACACCATCATAGAAAAGGTTTATTAAATTAGGAGAAGAAAGAGAACTCTAATATGATGGTTGCATACCAGCTGGACCATTATAATAACATTACATCACATGAGTAACTTCAACATGACAAGATTTCAAGGACTCCAAGAATGTTCATACAGTAAggataaataaaggtttttattgtttattataaAAAAGAGATTTTACATCTCCAAAGATTCTGCAATATCAAACCCTCTGTCTGCTAATATCACATCACCTGGGCTGAGGAAGTCCAAAAAACCCACTGTTACGTTTGTCCGATGATTTGCCACCCAACTCTTCTTTGTGGTGTGACACCAGCGGGATATTTCACTGTATAGCAATGTTTGTAATTAGAATATGTTTCTGAccttgctttcaggtttttaGGTTTTCAATGTAAATTTCAAAGCAGTCAATAATACGGGCACATCTACAAAGACCATCTCAATATCATGGGCATTGACAGCTGTGTCAAGTGCAGGGACCAGGTCCTCTTGGCAATTGAAACTGAGATCTTAAACAAACCATGGAAGATTCATtgtcactgtaaaatctaattagttcccagaacagTATTTATTGTTCAGTCACAAGTGCTGTCTCTagtttaaacaacacatttgttttgcattcaAACTTCTGAGTTTGAATGCAAAACAATCTCCCCCTCCACACCAGTGTTCTCAGGCACTGGTACATGGTTAGTGTCAGACATGTCACTGTCCTACAACATACAGCACGGCCCACATTAGAAATGATGTATATGTAGACCAGTGATGGGaattagtaacgccgttacttgtaatgGGGCCGTTACAAGTAATGCAAAAAGTAATGCCGTTACTTGTAAGGGGTAACACCATTACCCCTTACAAGTAACGgcattacttttttcagtaacgagtaatctaactaatta comes from the Oreochromis aureus strain Israel breed Guangdong linkage group 18, ZZ_aureus, whole genome shotgun sequence genome and includes:
- the LOC116315307 gene encoding protein THEM6-like, giving the protein MLLLALGALLLLFCSLDVWYFLRGAQVFIQAWFQPRIRDILAEQSIEGMVLPHDLDYLGHMNNSRYLRECDFARFHHYMRNGLFMASRKLGAKLVVGASTIRYRRSLVFREAFEIRTKVLGWDEKAFYLEQRFVSKKDGFVSAIMLCRQNVVHCSPETIIEFICKKKIECPEFPEDLKHWMNFIAASSQALRAESGLEGKNK